A stretch of DNA from Toxotes jaculatrix isolate fToxJac2 chromosome 15, fToxJac2.pri, whole genome shotgun sequence:
aaaaaagaaatataattttGTCAGAGACAAAGTGCTGtgcaatatttttatttaaataagcACGTCTGACTAAAACGCCAGAATCAACAGACCATATaaacacaaaggaagaaaatactgacaaaaaaaaaaataatactctGTGTCAGAAATAGCTAATTATGATACATCTTTACATTCAAACACTCGTTGGCAGTTATGATCATTCTGGTATACAAATAATtattcctcacacacacatacacataaacaccaaTACATaagtgatacacacacacttgctcgtTCTCTCATGagcgcacacacaacacacacacacgcacacgaacacgtacatgtacatgtacacacacacacacacacacacacacacacacaccaacagccaCAGATTTATCCCTCTagtctgtcagtgtgtatgGGTGAGATGTTCAATATGCTACATGTCAAGGACTTAGACATACAGGGAATAAATAAACATTGGCATCAGATTACAAACTCGTTCCTCGGTTTAGGTGGTGTAAAACTGAACTTTGTGCAACCttcagtggtttgtttttgtcatgttcCAACAGAATGGAGAAAATGATTATTTCCCGATCACAACAGTGGCAGGCACATATTCATATTTCATCACTTGAAGGACCATACAGATTCAGTGTTTACGCATGTGATAGTCTTTCTGCTACACATCCCATATAGTTTAcattactgctgttttttttatttcatttcaatgtATTTTGCCGCGTTCCTTGTCACATTCCTGGCAACGCCCAGAGGGTGAACACGGCAAAcatcatttctgcttttatttaccaTTGTGCAATGATGCAGTGCAACTTTTTCTTCAAGCAAAGCTGCACTGCATTATCAGACATGATGTTTACTGTAATGAATTACCTAACCTAAGCACGTTCAAAGTGTCTGCAAATAGTTTTTCATCATACAGCGAAGTAAATGAGAATCAGTGGCTGCCTGGAAAccaggaaaaacacattaaacaatCTTTAACATCCACAGCGACAATGTAAAGTACAAGTGAGTTGAAGTAAATGAGGTGAAACATGCAAAACTACTGAAATAGTCACACATGAACCCATTTCACTTGCAAAAATGTGCACTTCTATAATATgcggacacacacgcacgcacacacacacacacacacacacatttacataattAATGTGCAGCTCTGAACGCAAATGGTCAAATGGATTTTCAAAATCAGTGAGGCTCACAcattagcattgtcactgtggcAGCAAACCATCATGACACATCACAATTGTCTATGTAAGATGTGGTAAGTttcagagggtgtgtgtgcgtgtgtgtgtattacaggTGGGGTAGTTAAAAGTAGTCTCTTCTTCGCGAATCATCACTAATGAAGGACGGGTTCCACTGAGCAGGGTAGATGCATGAGTGGCGAGAGCCCGGCAGACCTGTGAACGGGTACAGGCCATTTCTCTCCAGGTCTGAGTTACGCAATGCAGGCTGATGGAAtagggacagaaagagagagaatttatATAACATCTTTTAACTGACAGTTTCCTCTTGCGCAGGATAGTGATTTATCAGTTGtatccaaacacacaaaaactaaaCCCCAACTTAATCAACATAGACAAATATGAGAATGGGAGAAAAAATAAGAGATGTGTTATAAGTCTCCTTACAGAGTAGTAAATGTCAGACATCTGCAGCAGGTTCTTGGTGCTGCCGTTCTCTTGCATCTCTATGGTCTCTCTACCCCACTCCATGGATATGCGGTTATTTTTGGGGAAGTCTGCGTAAGGGGACATCTGCATGTCTCCACTCTTGAAGATGATCTTGTTGATGTCATTCTTATCTCTCCTGGGAGATCAAACATTTTAAGTTAAACCTTTGCCAAAGATCACCAAAACTGATTTCTTCATTAAAACATCcgaactgaggaaaaaaaaagtttggggGAATTGACCCTATTCTGCTGAGGGAGAGAAGCATACTTCTGTACTAATATCAAGAAAACATCCCTTTATTTaacaagcttaaaaaaaaagaataaaataagcaaaacaaagaagGTGTTTTATTCTGACAGTTTCAGAGGTCTTGCCTGCAGCAGGTGACAATGAGAGCAATGACGAGGATGAGGAGCagggcgccccctgctggtgacACCACCACTGCAATCAGCTTGTAAACTGCAACATCAAATCACAACATATTAAAAactacacttaaaaaaaaacacaattaaagatCACAACAGGAAACAACTGAATCTTCTGTTAAAGATGATTAATATTGATGTGTTAAGAGTTTTTCACACTTACAATTTCCACAGTTGAATCCTCCAAAACCAAACATGCAcctgaaaagaagagaaaaaatcTGCAGTGAGATTGTGATCTTAATTCTTTTAGTATAACTTGGCTgatactgtaaagaaaaaaaataaacttacGGGACACAGGTGCCGTTTTCCAGCTTGTAGCCATCTCCGcattctgaaataaaaaattttGTTCAGGAAACGTCCAAATACACAGTTTGGTTTAAATGGTCCAAAAGTCCAAATTGTTCGGAAAAAGAAGAATTTAGAAGAATCTACTTTTCCCTCAGTATTTTGTTTCAAAATCTTACTTGATTGTCACCTAGTTTACAGGTATAACaacaatattttaacattttaattatatGAGATTTCTGGTTTATTATTTGTGTCCACTGTTGGTCATTTCGGTGTTTTACACTCACAGTAAGCAGCTGAACGGTTCTGATAcccaaagagagacaggaagagctTACCAAGACAGGACAAGTCATCAGGATTGTGTTTGTAGTATCCTTGAAGACACTGGCAATAGGCTGTGCCACTGCTGTCCGTACAGGTGGAGCGCTCTATATCACACTGAGTCTTCTGAGCCACACATAGACTCTCCACTGGAACGCAGGGTGGACAGAATTAGTTGCcaatgaaacaacaaagaaatttGATGCTAATCTGGGCTAAACTTGTTTCTTTGTTCCCCACAATTCACTTTCAGGTTTTATTTCCAGAAGAGGTCAGAATTTATTGATGTACCGTTCAGGTTCACAGCACCCATCCTACGTGAAACTACTGCTGTATGCGTGAGTTCATAgtaattgtattgtattttatcCTTTGTCCTCTGATGCCATTATAGCATAGCATTCCTTGTAGTATGACGTTTGTGAAATGAAGCAGCTGCATGATGCTTTGGAGTTTTATAGCTTTAACGGTTTAGTATTTTCACAAATGTATCTTTTGGTGCCTTTCACATGGGAACATTTACAGATAAATTCTGCCCTCTGGTGGCTGTAAACACATTATTCACTTTTGATAATGATCCCCCAATCATGTTAACTGCATGTTTGAAAAGAGTGTCaaatttggtaaaaaaaaacaaaacaaaacaaaacaaaacaaaacaaaacaaaacagaaatgagcaTGACTATGTACCTTACAATGCAGCTACGGCTTAAATTTACCATGATAAGTGAGCTGGTGGTGCAGAACCATTCGGCAGTGGGCCAGCGAGGAGCTGCAGTTGCTGAGAGACATCTGGATGCTGTTGTAGACTTCAGCACTCGTCACATCGGTGGAGATGGAAAACATGTTGACAGCTGAGATACGAACCCCGTCCTCCTCTCTGTGGGAAAGAGTTCAGAGGTCAGCAAAGAGGTCTATGCTGACAGAAATGTGTATGTTGCACCATTTAGTCTGAAACATATCGCAATCCTGATACATCCTGATACATACTGACACTTTTGTGCTTTTGAAAATATATCTGAAAATTGACAACATACTTCTTACTCAGAGTTGAGCGGCTGTAGCCTCGAAGGACTGACAATGAGGCATTGAGCTGAAAGTGAAGACACGAAGTGAGTGTGCTTCAGATATAATACATATAAGCATAagaatttttttcttattattagcAGAGAAGATGCGGTAAAGTGGACTGCCTCTCACCAGCTGAATGATCTCTCTCTGGATCTCATGCATGGTGGTGCTCTTGAATATAACAGGGTCATGTGGAAGTCTGTTCACACTGAAAGTTCCCAGAAATGTCTTTGCTATGGAGGggtgaaagaaaaatcaaaatgaagcCTGTGAGAAAATAACTCGACTAACGAAGTAATAATTaatctatatctatataaaCAGGGATCTTACCTCTGGTGCAGGTGCGTCCGTCCTCGAGGTTGAAGCCGAGCTGACATTCACAGCTGAAGGAGCcttgtgtgttcacacacttGGAGCCAAGTGGGCAGGGGTTCTTCTCACATTCATCCACATCTGGACACATGGTACATAAAGATATGACAATATAACATTTAAAAGGGCTTTCACTGAATCCAAAAGCCTCAGCACTATGTGGATAATtattacaataaaaacatatttttatagtAAAAATATATGTTTCTGGAGATTTCCTGCTTGGTTAAATTGAAATAGAAAACTTGAGGGGGCTGCATGTTGACAAGTTTGTTATCAAAATTTAGGCAGAAGAGAATAGAAGCTCACCCTGGCTGCAGGTCGGTCCTGTCCATGCCTGCTGACAGTTACAGGTGAACTGATGCCTTTCATTGCTCACACACATGCCTCCGTTCATACAGGGGTTTGACACACAGGGGTTTCCTGGAGTTCAGACAGGAGAGCAGGCATTTTACTATGAAACAGATGGAATTGAACccttaaaaaaaagtgaagtggtTTTTTCActgatatttattttgtcttatcAGTCGCATGTTGTGAATTATTATAATGTGCATTTTCACACCTGACCTAATTCcaggatttttctgttttggtaaGATGCGCTCATACAATAGAGTTGAAATATCACTGCAACATAACCAGCACcaaaatcattcattttaatttgagtgTGAACTcacctggtggtggtggtggtggtgcctTGGTGGGTTGGATGTCAGTGGGTAATGTTGTCACCACCTGCTCTGTGgttcccctgtctgtctgtttcccgGTGGTGTGCAGAACCTCTGCACTCCTGGTTGGGGTGCTATGGGtaaaggtggtggtggtggtgtactTTCCATGAGAGGTGGTAACTCCCAGAGAGCCAGCActtgtttctgtctgcagggTGGTGACGTTTGTGGGGTTAGCAATCCCAGTTGAGGGCCCCTGGGTTTGGCTTGGTGACACACGGTGAGTTGTGTGCACTGCAGAGGTGTGCAGGGCCGGGGTGGAGGCCGTGGTGGGGGGTGTAGTGTACAGGATGGTAGCCTCGGTGTGTAACTCTGAAGTTGAACTGCTAGTGGTGCTGCTGAAGCTGGGGGATGAGGTTGCAGGTAGACGAGGGCTGgttgtggtgatggtggtggaggcTGCAGCTTTGAAGgtgtcttcctctgtgatctgtgatctgttacagagaaaataaatcagtcaaGTCTTTCACAGACTCAAGACAAGAAGTGAAAAGAGCATATAAGAATCAAGTTAATCTTTACAGCATTGGCTAGTTCACATCATGACTGACATGGCAACTTTACTGATCACTCGAAATAGTGAAAGCTAAAGAATAGGCAGAGGCACCAAAGCCTCTGATAGAGTAGataaaaaatatgtctaaaaAATAATATAGCAATAATGACAAACCCAACTCTCAGCTGTTGTGCCTTTGCAACAACCAACCACCTTTCCTTGAACCATTTATTTAATCATTAATCAAGCATAGCGTttaataaacaacaaaatgtacCTTTCTGTGACAGGAACAGGTGTGCTGGTGAGGAAGGTCTCCGTAACCAGCACTGGAGTGGAGTGGAGAGAGTCGTCCATTTCAGGTGTATTGCTACTGACTCTAGGGGGCGCTGTGGTCAGACCCAAGCCTACACTATCCTGTCTGGTCTGGGATGACAGCCCCTCGGTGGCCTCCTGGTTCTGAGTGCTGGAGCTGTGGCCTGCAGTGGGAGACTCAGTGGATGTTCCAACATTAGAGGCTGACTCCGGGTCTGTCCCTGAGATGTTGGTAGGACCTCCTGCAGGTGAGGTGACAGGAGGTGTGGAGGAAACTGACACGCCAGATTCATCCGTGCTGAGCTCTGTCACTCTGAGAGGTGGTGTAGAGTCGGAGGGCTCCACAGGCACTGAGGTATTTTGATGCTGGGTGGCATTAGGTGGTCCAGTTAAACTCTGGGTTCCTCTAGACCCCCATGGGCTTCCGGTCTCTGAAAACATCCCCTTGGAGGAGTGGGTCATGTGCTGGTCTGTTGTGTGCTCGTTGTCAGTCCTAGTGGATGGGGCACTGTGGGTGTAGTCTTCAGTCTCTGTAGCCCCAGCAGGAATTCCCCAGGTAGATGGGGGCTGATGGGATTTGGAGTCCTCTGTAAAAGCAGAGGAGGTGCTGttgttggaggaggaggtgacagaCCGCAGGGTCCTCTCCCCGGCTCGGCTGATGGTGGTGGAAGTGTAGGTGCTGTCAGTATGAACGTCTGTCTGTGATGCCAAGGCTGTGGCTTCCCCCAGCCACAGAGTGCTGCCTTGGCTGTCCTGGGGCACGCTGACGTCCTCTGTCAACATCCTCGTCACAGTATGGGAGACGGAGACGTATGGCACCTGGTCTGTGTTAACAAAGTCCTTCCAGTccctgctgctactgctgctgctgctgccgctgctgccgctgctactgctactgctgctgctgctactgctgctgctgctgctgctgctggcctcAGTGGTAGCTACAACAAGGGTAGAGGTGAGCGGCTCAGTAGACAGACTGGTGGTTTCTGCTGACCTGCGGATTTTGCTTGTTTCTGTGAAAGTTTGTGCCCGCTCAGTatctgtggaaaaagaaaataatgtacaATATGATTAATTACTAACAGTCACTGAACAGTTCAGAGACCTGTTATCACGATTTCACAGTATTAGtcctgaaaaattagtccattcATTTATGATGACTAACAGAAAATCCTTCAAAAGTTGTTTTAGTAATTTATTTATCAAGGAAAATTTCCAAGAATTTACTGACGTGTTGAACAAAACAAGCATGCTGAACACATCAGCTTGGGctctttttctgacttttttctgaCCCtttataaacaaaaacaaacccaaaacacCAACAAATTGAGTGTTGGGATCAACATATAatcagttctttttttgttttgcttttctctacATAAAAATCAGACTCAGTGAATGTTTATACCAGGCATTACAAACGGTGAACATATGGTAGTTCACTTCTATTGTGCTGTGGCCACCAGAGGGTGCTCACCAGGCTGTGTCTGGCCTGCTCAGCCCGCAGAAACTGGGGAAGATGCTGTGAAAAGTACTGTTGCTTGCTACAGGGGCAATAATTTTTGGGTGGAGAACAACTGGCAGCCGTGCTTGTCTACTCTAACAAAGGATTTAAGTCCTAAATATGGCGGTGGCGGTCTCCGTTGGGAATCAGCCATTTCCTTCCTAAAGCTGAGTGAGCACAAGGCACTGGCAGAAAGCTGTCACCATGGATCTGGGTGTGTATTCGTGTTCATTGtctgtggagagttttttttaGTCTGGCTCAAAATTGTTGTTAAGTCATATAAACTACCCACACACAACTAGAAGTGAAATGTCAAGACATttcaacactgacatatttaaatttttttaagtTGCTTATGGTGAATGTCTTGGTATACTGtaggctatgtgtgtgtgtgtgtgtgtgtgtgtgtgtgtccaaaaacagctgcatgctgCGACATCAAACAAGGTTGACAAGAATGGTGAGAGCGAGTCCACAGTAAAGGtgtggctgtaaaaccaaaatagcagagttgggtgataattaTCTATGGGTTTCTCACTACAAGCATGCAGTTTCATATTACAcacagttttatgttttgttgttgatatAAATATTActaagtgcagctttaaagcataaaaacacacaaaagtcagCTGGGCAGGAAGTCTGTGTGAGAGGTTTTTCTCCAACCTAAAGGTTTTTCTCTGCCTATCCCTGATGCTTTGCTGTCTGACAGTCTGGTATCTGGCTGGTCTCCAGCCGTCCGGGGCTGGAACAACAGCACTCTGTGGATGAACGTCTGTGCTGGACAGCATCCTGACAGCCAACACACAGTGACCAGCAGCCACGGTTCAAAACCAATGGAGGAGAGAGTTCAACTGCATAACAGCCCGTCCACTGGGAGTCTATGGGGAGAACTGGGCCACCACACTctattttttctctcacttcctctgcatGTGTCTCTCTCATTATTTCATTTGCACTCTCTGGATCCAGTCCGGGCAACAAAACTCAGACTGGAACGTAGTGCTGGCAACAAGTGAAGGACACTCCCAGATTCTCTGCTGTTTATCGCTCGGCTCTCGATCGGCTCTCTGTTAACACAGTTgtcagtgtgggttttttttcacatctgttATACTTCAGAAATGCTGTGGCTTGCATGTTAATTTAGGTATATGCTGTATATTCAGCATAATAATGAGCATGGGCAATAGTAGGATGAAACAGTGTTGTGAATAGATTGCTTGATATTTTATAGCCAACAGGCACAATAGGTCATTTGTTGCTGAGGACTTTTACTGTGGCCAAGGTACCAAATGTTGGGCTGCGTTTGGGATTCACCCCTCAGATGAGGGTGAGCTGAATAACTGGATCAGGACAGGAAAGGTGAATCGGGGTGAAATCTGAGTGAGGAAAGTGAATCATTTCCACTTATCATTCCTCAGCAGCATCTATGCCTTTAAGCAAAGCATTTGGCCCTCATATTGTTTCACTAGACTTGTGCTGGGCAGCTCCATTAGGAGTGTGTGTAACGGCATGAATCAAGCAGGGTGTTGATGGAAATTACCAAAATCTAGCCAAGCGCGCTGTGGGCaaataaaaatatctaaaatgaCATCTTCATAATGTCCAGCAGCGTGCCTTAGAGAACACAACATCAATGTTAAACTTCTAAGTTCGGACTGTGCCTTAAGTGAGGTCAAATTCTTCAAATTaataca
This window harbors:
- the heg1 gene encoding protein HEG isoform X2 produces the protein METWFLNHVLGLSLSVLLLGLPGPLGAGTPSNNSSAHVTAGFYYSAATDEVSNVENKATSTSFSSESLSPSQRNLLLTHTAETHTATVGNFDTERAQTFTETSKIRRSAETTSLSTEPLTSTLVVATTEASSSSSSSSSSSSSSSSSGSSGSSSSSSSRDWKDFVNTDQVPYVSVSHTVTRMLTEDVSVPQDSQGSTLWLGEATALASQTDVHTDSTYTSTTISRAGERTLRSVTSSSNNSTSSAFTEDSKSHQPPSTWGIPAGATETEDYTHSAPSTRTDNEHTTDQHMTHSSKGMFSETGSPWGSRGTQSLTGPPNATQHQNTSVPVEPSDSTPPLRVTELSTDESGVSVSSTPPVTSPAGGPTNISGTDPESASNVGTSTESPTAGHSSSTQNQEATEGLSSQTRQDSVGLGLTTAPPRVSSNTPEMDDSLHSTPVLVTETFLTSTPVPVTERSQITEEDTFKAAASTTITTTSPRLPATSSPSFSSTTSSSTSELHTEATILYTTPPTTASTPALHTSAVHTTHRVSPSQTQGPSTGIANPTNVTTLQTETSAGSLGVTTSHGKYTTTTTFTHSTPTRSAEVLHTTGKQTDRGTTEQVVTTLPTDIQPTKAPPPPPGNPCVSNPCMNGGMCVSNERHQFTCNCQQAWTGPTCSQDVDECEKNPCPLGSKCVNTQGSFSCECQLGFNLEDGRTCTRAKTFLGTFSVNRLPHDPVIFKSTTMHEIQREIIQLLNASLSVLRGYSRSTLSKKEEDGVRISAVNMFSISTDVTSAEVYNSIQMSLSNCSSSLAHCRMVLHHQLTYHVESLCVAQKTQCDIERSTCTDSSGTAYCQCLQGYYKHNPDDLSCLECGDGYKLENGTCVPCMFGFGGFNCGNFYKLIAVVVSPAGGALLLILVIALIVTCCRRDKNDINKIIFKSGDMQMSPYADFPKNNRISMEWGRETIEMQENGSTKNLLQMSDIYYSPALRNSDLERNGLYPFTGLPGSRHSCIYPAQWNPSFISDDSRRRDYF
- the heg1 gene encoding protein HEG isoform X1, translated to METWFLNHVLGLSLSVLLLGLPGPLGAGTPSNNSSAHVTAGFYYSAATDEVSNVENKATSTSFSSESLSPSQRNLLLTHTAETHTATVGNFDTERAQTFTETSKIRRSAETTSLSTEPLTSTLVVATTEASSSSSSSSSSSSSSSSSGSSGSSSSSSSRDWKDFVNTDQVPYVSVSHTVTRMLTEDVSVPQDSQGSTLWLGEATALASQTDVHTDSTYTSTTISRAGERTLRSVTSSSNNSTSSAFTEDSKSHQPPSTWGIPAGATETEDYTHSAPSTRTDNEHTTDQHMTHSSKGMFSETGSPWGSRGTQSLTGPPNATQHQNTSVPVEPSDSTPPLRVTELSTDESGVSVSSTPPVTSPAGGPTNISGTDPESASNVGTSTESPTAGHSSSTQNQEATEGLSSQTRQDSVGLGLTTAPPRVSSNTPEMDDSLHSTPVLVTETFLTSTPVPVTERSQITEEDTFKAAASTTITTTSPRLPATSSPSFSSTTSSSTSELHTEATILYTTPPTTASTPALHTSAVHTTHRVSPSQTQGPSTGIANPTNVTTLQTETSAGSLGVTTSHGKYTTTTTFTHSTPTRSAEVLHTTGKQTDRGTTEQVVTTLPTDIQPTKAPPPPPPGNPCVSNPCMNGGMCVSNERHQFTCNCQQAWTGPTCSQDVDECEKNPCPLGSKCVNTQGSFSCECQLGFNLEDGRTCTRAKTFLGTFSVNRLPHDPVIFKSTTMHEIQREIIQLLNASLSVLRGYSRSTLSKKEEDGVRISAVNMFSISTDVTSAEVYNSIQMSLSNCSSSLAHCRMVLHHQLTYHVESLCVAQKTQCDIERSTCTDSSGTAYCQCLQGYYKHNPDDLSCLECGDGYKLENGTCVPCMFGFGGFNCGNFYKLIAVVVSPAGGALLLILVIALIVTCCRRDKNDINKIIFKSGDMQMSPYADFPKNNRISMEWGRETIEMQENGSTKNLLQMSDIYYSPALRNSDLERNGLYPFTGLPGSRHSCIYPAQWNPSFISDDSRRRDYF